From a region of the Streptomyces caniferus genome:
- a CDS encoding glycoside hydrolase family 10 protein — MRRITRRGFAVAALGAASSLLAAGPAAPADGTSRREMRGMWLATVANLDWPSSAKLQPAEQQRELRAHFDRAVARKLNTVFFQVRPTADALWPSPYEPWAQCLTGQQGRDPGWDPLDFAVREAHRRNLELHAWFNPYRVANHTDPGRLTPDHPARRHPGWVLPYGGKLYYNPGLPEVRQFVQDAMFDAVRRYPVDGVHFDDYFYPYPVAGQRFDDDAAFDEFGSGFASRAAWRRDNIDRLVYEMAARLGDGGGRAGRRVRFGVAPFAVWRNRATDQRGSRTQAGVQTYDDLYADTRRWVREGWIDYIVPQVYWPLGFTVADYAELVPWWARTVDGTGVDLYIGEALYKAGEEQPAAWQDPAELSRHLTFARGYPQVGGHVYFSAKDVAKDRVGAMARVVRDHYAAAART, encoded by the coding sequence ATGAGGCGTATCACACGCAGAGGGTTCGCGGTGGCCGCGCTGGGCGCGGCCTCCTCGCTGCTTGCCGCGGGGCCCGCGGCGCCCGCGGACGGCACGTCGCGGCGCGAGATGCGGGGCATGTGGCTGGCGACCGTCGCCAACCTGGACTGGCCCTCCAGTGCGAAGCTGCAGCCCGCCGAGCAACAGCGCGAACTCCGTGCCCACTTCGACAGGGCCGTCGCCCGCAAGCTGAACACGGTGTTCTTCCAGGTGCGGCCCACGGCGGACGCCCTGTGGCCCTCCCCGTACGAGCCGTGGGCGCAGTGCCTGACCGGGCAGCAGGGCCGCGACCCCGGCTGGGACCCGCTCGACTTCGCGGTCCGCGAGGCCCACCGGCGCAATCTCGAACTGCACGCCTGGTTCAACCCGTACCGGGTCGCCAACCACACCGACCCCGGGCGGCTCACGCCGGACCACCCCGCCCGCCGCCACCCCGGCTGGGTCCTCCCGTACGGCGGCAAGCTCTACTACAACCCCGGCCTGCCCGAGGTGCGCCAGTTCGTCCAGGACGCGATGTTCGACGCGGTGCGGCGCTACCCCGTCGACGGGGTGCACTTCGACGACTACTTCTATCCGTATCCGGTGGCGGGGCAGCGTTTCGACGACGACGCGGCGTTCGACGAGTTCGGCAGCGGCTTCGCGAGCCGGGCGGCCTGGCGCCGGGACAACATCGACCGGCTGGTCTACGAGATGGCGGCCAGGCTGGGGGACGGGGGCGGGCGGGCCGGGCGCCGGGTGCGGTTCGGCGTCGCTCCGTTCGCGGTCTGGCGCAACCGCGCCACCGACCAGCGGGGCTCGCGCACCCAGGCCGGGGTGCAGACCTACGACGACCTGTACGCCGACACCCGCCGCTGGGTGCGGGAGGGCTGGATCGACTACATCGTGCCGCAGGTCTACTGGCCGCTCGGCTTCACCGTCGCCGACTACGCCGAACTCGTGCCCTGGTGGGCCCGGACCGTCGACGGCACCGGGGTGGACCTGTACATCGGCGAGGCCCTCTACAAGGCGGGCGAGGAACAGCCCGCCGCCTGGCAGGACCCGGCCGAACTCTCCCGCCATCTCACCTTCGCCCGCGGCTATCCGCAGGTGGGAGGCCATGTCTACTTCTCGGCGAAGGACGTGGCCAAGGACCGGGTGGGAGCCATGGCGAGGGTCGTACGGGACCACTACGCCGCGGCGGCGCGGACGTAG
- a CDS encoding 3-hydroxybutyryl-CoA dehydrogenase, with the protein MTDIERVGVVGCGQMGAGIAEVCARAGLDVMVAETTGEALELGRTRLTNSLGKAAERGKITAEERDATLDRLSFTTDLGEFADRDLVIEAVVENEQVKTEIFQVLDQVITRPDAILASNTSSIPLVKLAVATSRPDQVIGIHFFNPAPVQKLVELIPALTTGEETIKRAEAVVQEVLGKHAIRAQDRSGFVVNALLIPYLLSAIRMFESGIASREDIDNGMEMGCAHPMGPLKLSDLIGLDTVASVAESMYHEYKEPLYAAPPLLARMVDAGRLGRKSGSGFYSY; encoded by the coding sequence GTGACCGACATCGAACGCGTCGGAGTGGTCGGTTGCGGCCAGATGGGCGCAGGCATCGCCGAGGTGTGCGCCCGCGCCGGGCTGGACGTCATGGTCGCGGAGACCACCGGCGAAGCTCTGGAGCTGGGTCGCACCCGCTTGACCAACTCTCTCGGCAAGGCCGCCGAGCGCGGCAAGATCACCGCCGAAGAGCGCGACGCGACGCTCGACCGGCTCAGCTTCACCACCGACCTCGGTGAGTTCGCCGACCGCGATCTCGTCATCGAGGCCGTGGTGGAGAACGAGCAGGTCAAGACCGAGATCTTCCAGGTCCTCGACCAGGTGATCACCCGTCCGGACGCCATTCTGGCGTCCAACACCTCGTCGATCCCGCTGGTGAAGCTGGCGGTCGCCACCTCCCGGCCCGACCAGGTCATCGGCATCCACTTCTTCAACCCGGCACCGGTGCAGAAGCTCGTCGAGCTGATCCCCGCCCTGACCACCGGCGAGGAGACCATCAAGCGCGCCGAGGCCGTGGTGCAGGAAGTGCTGGGCAAGCATGCGATCCGCGCCCAGGACCGCTCGGGCTTCGTGGTCAACGCCCTGCTGATCCCGTACCTGCTCTCCGCGATCCGGATGTTCGAGTCGGGCATCGCCAGCCGCGAGGACATCGACAACGGCATGGAGATGGGCTGCGCCCACCCGATGGGCCCGCTCAAGCTGAGCGACCTGATCGGCCTGGACACCGTGGCCTCGGTCGCCGAGTCGATGTACCACGAGTACAAGGAGCCCCTGTACGCCGCTCCTCCGCTGCTCGCGCGGATGGTCGACGCGGGCCGGCTGGGCCGGAAGTCGGGGTCGGGGTTCTACTCGTACTGA
- a CDS encoding SseB family protein — protein MGSELSTGTAELRAQMAAFLRGEGDPQALVEAAQGAELLLPLLGEGAVWSGELDDIRWLFAFTSTGEMHAFLQQKWEAAEPDELPAELARYVRYLRVGGAELLQELLPELVERDRVPMGVVVDVSSGLRAFLPPVSGIVPDGIALDKESVAKGELAAW, from the coding sequence ATGGGCAGCGAGCTGTCGACAGGGACGGCGGAACTGCGCGCTCAGATGGCCGCGTTCCTACGAGGTGAAGGGGATCCGCAGGCGCTGGTCGAGGCCGCGCAGGGCGCGGAGCTTCTGCTCCCCCTGCTCGGTGAGGGCGCTGTGTGGAGTGGCGAGTTGGACGACATTCGCTGGCTGTTCGCGTTCACCAGCACAGGTGAGATGCACGCCTTCCTGCAGCAGAAGTGGGAGGCGGCCGAGCCCGACGAACTGCCCGCCGAACTGGCCCGGTACGTACGCTACCTGCGCGTGGGCGGTGCGGAGCTGTTGCAGGAGCTGCTTCCTGAGCTGGTGGAGCGGGACCGGGTTCCGATGGGGGTCGTGGTGGACGTGTCCTCCGGACTTCGCGCCTTCCTGCCACCCGTGTCCGGAATCGTGCCGGACGGGATTGCGCTCGATAAGGAATCCGTTGCCAAGGGGGAGCTTGCCGCATGGTGA
- a CDS encoding WXG100 family type VII secretion target, translating into MGFFDDVDRVTQSARDTFADGVQTVAHGTSKLLDDVGAHDWADKADAVGSWAADKLGAQTRELELNETDDPALLLHGDASSIRKSARQVKKLGAAFERTGSALRKMDPSDWHGQAADRFREKVQTHPKRWLTAADSFEDAAAALDHYADTVEWAGKQAREAVERWKHAQKQTAAAVEQYKRTVDDYKQQANAAGHQSPQEPGPFHDPGAEGRKSAEHLLKTARSQRDSAGTQLAAKLARGTCRAPAEPQGLDRLKREAGNTVKNQLVGAEHQLGGIVKTGTSLLRLVRTVNPQDPYNLTHPAAYTTNLTSVAGGLIHTANHPTELVKGFIGEGWGTDRNQAIGAFATNFIGGGGAVSKVGAKAAAHGMESAAAKDAAKTAAKDSAGVAGHGDDAADAARHADDAATHADDAAEHADDGGERPDDPSGAGRDLDPDDPRSLPAAADKNVDVDSISHKPVWREDHEPLYRNDNRHPQEIFDQGFHPRDSSNTDIHGYVEGNHASAFVGTTRNPDANWVTDYRYEVDAPGGIDVNETLPNNKYREIDQEIAFAGGIDRKHIKGAWEMDLRTGTKGEWIPNPHYEPHIPKKPVAPAPEPPPSSQLPEGWTQ; encoded by the coding sequence ATGGGCTTCTTCGACGATGTGGACCGCGTCACCCAGTCGGCCCGCGACACGTTCGCCGACGGGGTACAGACCGTCGCCCACGGTACTTCGAAGCTGCTTGATGACGTGGGCGCACACGACTGGGCGGACAAGGCCGACGCAGTCGGCTCCTGGGCGGCCGACAAGCTGGGTGCCCAGACCCGCGAGCTCGAGCTGAACGAGACCGACGACCCCGCCCTGCTGCTGCACGGGGACGCGAGCAGCATCCGTAAGTCCGCCCGGCAGGTGAAGAAGTTGGGCGCGGCCTTCGAGCGTACCGGCTCTGCGCTGCGGAAGATGGATCCCTCGGACTGGCACGGACAGGCCGCCGACCGCTTTCGCGAGAAGGTGCAGACCCACCCCAAGCGCTGGCTGACCGCCGCCGACTCGTTCGAGGACGCGGCCGCTGCGCTGGATCACTACGCCGACACGGTCGAGTGGGCGGGTAAGCAGGCCCGCGAGGCGGTCGAGCGGTGGAAGCATGCCCAGAAGCAGACCGCGGCGGCCGTGGAGCAGTACAAGCGCACGGTCGACGACTACAAGCAGCAGGCCAACGCCGCCGGGCACCAGTCTCCGCAGGAGCCGGGCCCGTTCCACGACCCCGGCGCCGAGGGACGCAAGTCCGCAGAGCACCTGCTCAAGACGGCCCGCAGCCAGCGCGACAGCGCCGGCACCCAACTGGCCGCGAAGCTCGCCCGAGGCACCTGCCGGGCACCGGCCGAGCCCCAAGGCTTGGACCGCCTCAAGCGCGAAGCCGGCAACACGGTGAAAAACCAGCTGGTCGGGGCCGAGCACCAGCTGGGCGGCATCGTCAAGACCGGCACCTCGTTGCTGCGCCTGGTCCGCACGGTCAACCCCCAGGACCCGTACAACCTGACCCACCCGGCCGCCTACACCACCAACCTCACCAGTGTCGCCGGCGGCCTGATCCACACTGCCAACCACCCCACCGAGCTGGTCAAGGGCTTCATCGGCGAGGGTTGGGGCACCGACCGCAACCAGGCCATCGGCGCGTTCGCGACGAACTTCATCGGCGGCGGAGGCGCCGTGAGCAAGGTCGGAGCCAAAGCCGCCGCCCACGGCATGGAAAGCGCTGCCGCCAAAGACGCCGCCAAGACCGCCGCCAAGGACTCCGCCGGCGTCGCCGGGCACGGCGATGACGCGGCCGACGCAGCTCGGCATGCCGATGATGCGGCAACGCATGCCGATGATGCTGCCGAGCACGCCGATGATGGGGGCGAGCGCCCCGATGACCCCTCCGGGGCGGGCAGGGATCTGGACCCGGACGACCCTCGCAGCCTTCCCGCAGCCGCGGACAAGAACGTCGACGTCGACAGCATCAGCCACAAGCCGGTGTGGCGCGAAGACCACGAACCGCTGTACCGCAACGACAACCGCCATCCCCAGGAGATCTTCGACCAGGGCTTCCATCCACGCGACTCGTCCAACACGGACATTCATGGCTATGTGGAGGGCAACCATGCGTCGGCCTTTGTGGGCACCACCAGGAACCCCGATGCCAACTGGGTGACCGATTACCGGTACGAGGTCGACGCCCCCGGCGGCATCGACGTCAACGAGACCCTGCCGAACAACAAGTACCGCGAGATCGACCAGGAGATCGCCTTCGCCGGCGGCATCGACCGCAAGCACATCAAGGGAGCCTGGGAGATGGACCTCCGCACCGGAACCAAGGGGGAATGGATACCGAACCCCCACTACGAGCCTCATATCCCCAAAAAACCCGTCGCTCCCGCCCCTGAACCACCGCCCTCCAGTCAACTGCCCGAAGGATGGACCCAATGA